The DNA sequence CACACTCCGGTTTGCGGGGTCGCCGATGTGGGGCGGGAGCGTCGCCGCCAACAACAGGAGCATGCCGACGAAAAACGCCGCCAGTGCGAGGTTACGGACGAGCTCGTGCGGCCAGGCCGGGAAGCCGAGGACGTCGCGCTCGACGTACGTCGACGCCTCGCGGAGGTCCTGATCCTCACGGCGAGCACGCTCGAAGTACTCGTAGGTCAACCGGGGCAGCCCGGCGCGTCGGCGCTTGCGTTCGCCCCACGTCGGCGTCTCGTCGTCCGGGGAGACGATGTTCGCTCCGGCGCCGTCGGTTCGTGGTTCGTTGTCGGGTTGGTCGTCTGCTGTGGGCTCTGGCATCGCTTGGAGGGTGGTGATTGCGTTTCGAGCGCCATCACTCGCGGGCGCTCGAGTTGTGCATACAGCGGGAGCGTATCGACCGAGTGGAGGGCCGAATTGCGTGCTTGGTTCGAGGTCCGGTTCACTCCTACAGCCG is a window from the Halorubrum sp. BV1 genome containing:
- a CDS encoding cytochrome b — its product is MPEPTADDQPDNEPRTDGAGANIVSPDDETPTWGERKRRRAGLPRLTYEYFERARREDQDLREASTYVERDVLGFPAWPHELVRNLALAAFFVGMLLLLAATLPPHIGDPANRSVTPSVILPDWYLYWSFGLLKLGPLNPDLAALGGEKVISDKTYGVLANVVVVGTIAIVPFLNKGSARRPVEQPFWASIGVGGTVFAFTIAVYSAKNLVPMSPTLLFDLTF